The genomic DNA ACGCAGCGGTTTGCCGATGCCGCAAGGAAGGCAGTGAAATGCATCTATGGAGATGAACGACCGAATTAATACGTACTTTCCTTCATTAACCAAATCGGAGCAAAAGGTTGCTTTGTGCGTACTGGAGCGCCCGGCAGATATCATATATTTTTCCGTGACAGAGTTAGCTGATTTTGCAGGTACAGGTGAGACGACCGTCATGCGCTTTTGCCGAAAAATCGGGTTTAAAGGCTATCAGGATTTCCGACTGTCCTTGGCGCAAAACCAGACTCATCGCAAAACCGATACGGATGGGGAAAACACCGACCCGGATAACGAACATGATATTACCCACATGGTGTATCACAATATGCTCGATATTTTGCACTCCAGTATGGGACTGCTGGACCGTTCAGAGCTTGGACGTGCGATAACGTGTCTCGACCAGGCAGGCTATGTTCAATTTTTTGGTGTAGGCGCTTCGGGGATTTCTGCTCAGGATGCCAAAAACCGCTTCTTACGAATCGGGCGGCGCGCCGAAGCCGTGACAGACGGACATATCCAGTCGATGATGGCGGTGTCCATGAAACCCGGAGATGTGGCTATCGGTATCAGTGTATCTGGAAGCACGCTGGATACCAACGACATGCTGCACAAAGCCAAGCAAAACGGCGCGACCATTATCGCGATCACCAATTATGCAAAATCGCCTATCACCTCCATTGCGGATATCGTATTGCTGACCGCAGGCAAGGAAGCACCGATGGAGGGAGGCTCAATTGGAGCTAAAATCTCGCAGCTATTCGTCATTGACCTCATTTGTGAAGGGCTTGCTCGCAAGCATAGGAGTCATACCAAACAGATGAAGGAAAAAACAGCGAGGGCGGTCATTGAACGTAGTTATTGAGGTTTTGAAGCTGAGAACTGCATCCTTCAGCTGTGTCATATCTCAGTTATTGTTTTGGTATATGACTTGCTATTTATAGAAGCTTTACGTAAAGAGCATGTATATGTTGATATCGTTTGGCTACAAGGAGGACACTGTGGTGGCAGATGCTGTGAACAGAGTCATAGGGATCGACATTGGAGGAACATCCGTGAAGGCCGCTGTAGTGGAACAAGATGGTTCGGTGCTGGATGAAATCCGGCTAGATACGGACGCTTCTCGCGGGCGTGATTGGGTACTGTCACGAGTATCCGAAGCTGTGGAAGGACTGAAACGGTCCCTGGGAGACCCCAGCAACAGTATCAGCGGCGGCATCGGTATCGACGCTCTGGGGATCGCCACGGCTGGCAGAGTAAACGTGGAGAGTGGTGAGGTTGTGTACGCCACGGATAATCTCCCCGGCTGGCAAGGCACGCACTTAATAACTTGGGCGAGGGAGAATCTGGCTTTACGTGCTGTTGCCGACAATGATGCGAACGCCGCTTTGCTGGGAGAAGCGTGGCAGGGAGCCGGGAGGGGCAAGCAGCGCTTGGTCATGCTCACCTTGGGAACAGGCGTCGGTGGCGCATATATGGAACATGGCTTGTTGTGCAGAGGGGCTCATTGGAGCGGCGGCGATTGGGGACATAGTATTTTATTCCCAAAAGGTCTTCCTTGCAATTGTGGAAAAAATGGCTGTGCCGAGCAGTATGTATCTGGTAACGCACTGTTACGTAGGGGCAGAGAATACACAGATAAACAGTACCGCTCGGGAATCGAAATCATGAAGGAGGCTGCTCACGGTCACCTGGAGGCGCTTCAGGTACTGGACGATTACACCGCAGATTTAGCCATGCTTCTGGTCAATATCTCGGTCACCCTTGATCCCGAGGCTATTATCGTAGGCGGAGGGGTAGCAGACGCGGGAGAAGTCTGGTGGCCCTTGCTGGAAAAGCATCTCCAACAGCTGGGAGTCCAAACAGAAGTAAACCGGGCGTTATTGGGGAATCGCGCTGGAATCATCGGTGCGGCGCGGCTTGCTTTTGAATTAACGGATTCCTAGAACAAGCATGAAAGGGGAACGTACCATGACGCAAAATCGGATCGATACCGACATTGTTGTGATTGGCGGAGGTCTGGGAGGAACATCAGCAGCTCTTTCGGCAGCGAAGGCCGGCATGAGAGTCATCGTGACGGAGGAGACGGATTGGTTGGGAGGACAGTTAACTTCACAGGCTGTTCCTCCTGATGAGCATCGATGGATCGAACAGTTTGGCTGCACAGCAACATACCGTGAGTTCCGTAATCGTGTGCGTGACTATTAC from Paenibacillus sp. FSL R10-2782 includes the following:
- a CDS encoding MurR/RpiR family transcriptional regulator, encoding MEMNDRINTYFPSLTKSEQKVALCVLERPADIIYFSVTELADFAGTGETTVMRFCRKIGFKGYQDFRLSLAQNQTHRKTDTDGENTDPDNEHDITHMVYHNMLDILHSSMGLLDRSELGRAITCLDQAGYVQFFGVGASGISAQDAKNRFLRIGRRAEAVTDGHIQSMMAVSMKPGDVAIGISVSGSTLDTNDMLHKAKQNGATIIAITNYAKSPITSIADIVLLTAGKEAPMEGGSIGAKISQLFVIDLICEGLARKHRSHTKQMKEKTARAVIERSY
- a CDS encoding ROK family protein; translated protein: MLISFGYKEDTVVADAVNRVIGIDIGGTSVKAAVVEQDGSVLDEIRLDTDASRGRDWVLSRVSEAVEGLKRSLGDPSNSISGGIGIDALGIATAGRVNVESGEVVYATDNLPGWQGTHLITWARENLALRAVADNDANAALLGEAWQGAGRGKQRLVMLTLGTGVGGAYMEHGLLCRGAHWSGGDWGHSILFPKGLPCNCGKNGCAEQYVSGNALLRRGREYTDKQYRSGIEIMKEAAHGHLEALQVLDDYTADLAMLLVNISVTLDPEAIIVGGGVADAGEVWWPLLEKHLQQLGVQTEVNRALLGNRAGIIGAARLAFELTDS